In the genome of Juglans microcarpa x Juglans regia isolate MS1-56 chromosome 6S, Jm3101_v1.0, whole genome shotgun sequence, the window GAGGAGATCAAGTCCAAAGAAAAGTTTTGCATGAAGTACATTCAGGAACCAATCCCATTGGTAATTCCATTCCGCAGCAAAGGATACCCAAGTTAAGAAGGAGTAGTCCTTAAAATTCTGTCTCTTCACTAGTTCTGCtatacaaagtttttttttagcTGGGATATGATTATTATACGATTACAAATGATCTGCAGTTGACTTTTCAGTAATTAAAAGGCTTTAATTTGTCAATGTGAACTCCATGATTAGGATGGAGaaagtttgatataaatgaaactataaggattttttttgtttgtttgtctgAGATCATATGAAGATATTGGTATTCATGTGAGGGAATATTTCCTCAAACTATTCACAACAATGCTGAAATAAATCTCATTGCTCCACATAATTTTATGCAGTTCCTATGTATCGATCCCTCCCTATACACCAGTCCATTTCCTTCTCAGATTCAACAAACTATAGaacagaaataataaaaattgggGATAGAGACTATATGTTGTGGAACATCATAGGACGCATCATGTACAGCTCGATAATCTTTCCAGTACTTCAGCAAGTTTTCGTTCACACATTACACTTGAAAATGCTTTTACAAGTAGTACTTCTGGAAAGTTAGAAAGCAACTATTTATTAAAACGCCTCTTTTCATACTTCTTCCTAAAGCAATTACTGCAAATGCCACTTGGAGCTAATGTTTTTGCCTCCtaaggtaaaaaaaaagagaaaaatgcttGTTGCAAGCGCCAAACGGCGTGTAAACGAGACTGATGTGGAAACCACTCATCTCAAATCTCTCGAATTCAAAATATAATCAGactgtgagagagagttgaggagagagagacgacCCAATGagcgagagatagagagagttgatgagagagagagagaaagagcgctgatgagagagatgatgagagagaacatgtgcgtttagagaaagaaaaataataataataatatgtatttGACGTAACATGGACGACTGCATACCGATTATATCTAACTATTGTATATAGAATAACTGAAAAAATGGTGGAGTTTAGAATAATAAGGTCATGGAGTTGTACATAGCAATCATTATTAGTGCAACGTAtgtagtaaataatttttaataatgattagatataaaatgagttgtaaaacaattataaatattattgtcaGGCGGCGGAGGTCATATTTGCATGTCCATTATGATCAATGATTAAATTTATCATATCTTAGTTGAATGGAATGGATATGAGATATAGAGAGCTTGCAATTTGTTTTgaacaaatatcattttataaattgacatgatttaattatttttattgtaaaataaatttaacatataatatgtcatattaatttataaatttatttttatgaggtGATTTATAGGTGTAGCACTTGAAAAAAGAGAATCAAGGCTAGTGAAGTGGAAGACACGTTCTAAACAGagtcaaaaagaaagaaaaacttgttCATGGTGAAGCAAAAGAGTTAAAATGAAAAAGTCGAAAAGATAGGAAGAAAGCAAGATTTACTTAATGCATGTGATATTAATTGAGATCTTTCCACAAACATGAGATGAAATGACATCtgatataataaacaatatttcTGATCCAATAACATCCCACGATTGGGAACGCATTAGGGAAAAAAGAGCATATATTTCAAAAGCCATAGATTGTTGTAAAGTTCATAGAAAAGTAGATTTAGATGTTATTGATGTTgtcttttgggggggggggggggggggggggaaatagtctttagatatgatttaaaGATGCTACGAAATTTGTGCTAATGGAAAACATAGTCGAAAGAAGGTGATTCGTGAATATTGATTTATCGAAAAACTTGAATATTGACATAAACGTACGGCAGTTgagattttctttgattttcttgaCCATACCACATTCGTGTATTTTCTTATGTAAAATGAAAGCTTACCTTATTACAGAAAATGTTGTggtaaagtaattttatttaaaagttttaactatacatcatccacgtgatataatttattttaaaaataaatattataaattgaattaTAAATGATAAAGATTTTCAAATAGTAATACTTTATTTAGTAACATCAAATGCCACTACTGATCAGGTTGCGCTCAAATGGCCCATCACATACTTACAGCTTATGTCTAAAATAACATGTTTAGCACAATGCTAAACTCACCAATAAAATCTCCCTTGTGGATGatgtaagtatttttaaatgatattgtgatttttttaaaatacttttatatgAGCGGAATCAAATAGCTTTAAGTTAATGTGGCAGTACCAGTGGTACTGTACCACGTCATTATGTTGGAATTCGTCTGGATATCATTTTGTACCTTATCACACTCATACCGCCACACATTTCATGCCAGAGGGACAACGGAAATTAGaacattttatttctctttgaaaaaaataactttcaaaGAACTTGACAAAACACATGCCTAAACCTGAGCTTTATTTCTAGTTGGGAGGATCTATAGCGGGATTGATGTAGTATTCTACACCACGTTCAAGAGGACGTCCTGCAGCACTGGAGTGCGAGAGGAATCAGATTGGGCTACTGCTGATATGACCATCACCAGCCACATGTAGCCAATGCTGCCAACCAATCCCATCGACCTCATTTCGAGTAGTCTCCGACAACAAAAGTAGATTTGCTAGTTAAGGAAAAATGTATGGGATTCTATAACCTGTGTTTGTAACTCGtgtatgtatttgtatatataggATTTGGTGGGGGCTGGATTGAGATGAGTCGTGGAAGGGCGATGGATGGAAAAAGTCCAAGAGTCTTATCCTAAGAAGAATTACGTGCCTTACGGGTGGTATTAATAAGATTAAAACGGTGAGCCAAGAGTTCTGGCAACCATCACGTTGGAGATAGTCGTTTATGTACAACACAGTTCTCGGGTAGCAAAATTGTATTTGCAGATGACGATGACGACGATGACGACACACTATTAGAAGTTGAAGCCATAAAAAAAGGTGCAGAATATGTCAAAACCTAGCCATACACAGCTTCGGGGCTTCAAATAAATGCAGCTGGGCCACTTATTTTGAAGTATGGAATTGAGTTCAAGTTACCGATCCACACATAGGCGTCAAAGACACTACAAATTTACATCTATTAACTAGTCTCAGACGGAAAAGATCACTTcacataaaaaagataaaaacaactAAATTCTCAATCTAATTTGTAAAGGATTCCTTCACATGCATCTATCTCTTTTGCCCACTAAGATTCTCAAACATGGTTGGAGATATGgacttaaataaaagatcaaaaTCTGAAAGCGGGGAGAGTTGTTTGGGTCTTCTGCATTAACGAGTTCAAACTGGGCAACCAGCGCCTAATTATCGGCCATGAATTTAGATTTCACAACGATTGCACTGAAGATATGTAGCCAAAAGTCACAATATAGTAGGTCTGACTTGGTGTTGGTTGTAGACACTGATTTAGGACAAGTAATCAGACAAGCATCAAATCAGTGTACACGAAAGCAAATACAAGAATTTCAGATTTCAGTCGAAGAATGCAAATGATTGTACAACTTACCAAAAGAAATACAAGGAAATGATAATGAAAAAAGGCtttcatatatacaaattatttagGATAAGCAACTATAATTCGAGTCAGTTTGCTGCCATCGAACATCTCTAGCTAGGAAACAGTAAATGAACAAGATAGATCAACACCATCCATAATTATATAGGCagcaaataaaattattcctaGTTTAGATCATATCTCCTCATCCGGTGGTCTGTCTTTTTTAACCACCAATGTCAACCTTTTCAACAAGTCACCTTTAAAGCAAGATCGAACCCGAGTTTCTTGGACTAGTGAAAATTCAGTAACGGTTATTTGATCAACTTTTTCACTGGATTCACCATTTAATTAAGAAtggtcataaaaaaattatcataatgAAATGCGCACCAGGATAATTAACTGGAAGTTACGGGAATCTATCATTGCCACCGAAAGCAAAAACTCATTTCCAAGTACCAATCAGCAGATCTAACTATATGTTACCACAAGAAACAGGGAAGCTCCTCAATTAAACTACTTGTGCTCCTCTCTGGCTACAATCTTGAATTTCCCAGTTTGTTGTTGCTGCAAACAGAAGAAATACGCAATCAAATACTTCATCGTTCAATCGCGCTATCAACACATCAAATCTCCTAATcgaaaatcaaataaaactgACCTTTCTCCATAACTCAGTGTGGTTTTTGCAAAACCCAGCCACAATAGCACCCCTCTTCCTCCCTTCCCTGTACTCAATACAAAGATCCTCCTTCAATCCGCAAGTGACATGAAAGGCTAAAGGGCAGCTGGGCTCAGAGCACTGAACAGCACATCCACTTGTACTCATGCAAAGATAACACTTATCCTCCCATCTCTTCTTAGGAACCTTGGAGCAATCAATCTCCTCCCGACCTTCAGCGTCCCGGAAGAACGCTTCCGGAACCAGCAGCGCGCACACAATATGAGCCCAGCGGCCGTCTACTGTGGGCTTCGATGCACCTCCGTTGGTTGGACATAGGCAGCAAGAAGAAGACTTTTCATATTTCTCGGTTTCAGAGGAAGAGATTAGACATTGGGCGCAAAACCAATCGCCTTCGGGAATGCTCTTCACAAGGGGATTGCCATAGCAGGAGGCGTGCACCATTAGATCACAGCCATCACAGAGCACAATTGGGTCTGAGGGGTCCCCATCTGTGCTTTGGCAGATAGCACATATAATACCATCGTCGTCATCGTCACCACCACAACCATCATTAACAGCATcgacagcagcagcagcatccTCGTTTTCCTTTTGGCTAGTGTTTGGAAGAGATTGATCTGTTACATTTACGAGTGGGGTTCCTTCTTTCTTTACTTCTTCCGCCTCTTCCTCGAAAGCCAGACCTTGCTTGTATTCGACATTGAGGTCGAAAGGCGGCGAGAAGGGCTTGTCGGGAATGAAATCTGGTTGAAGCGCCCATACCCTTTTCTTGGCAGGCAAGGAATAGGTGGATGGAGAGTTGGTGGCAGCAACGTGCTCAGCGAAAAAAAGAGGTGAATCCCGAGactcctttcttttcttggcAGGAAGTAGTGAAGCGAACACGGCGGTGTCTCCTTGTTGAAGTTGATGTTGTCGTCCTTCTTCTTGTAGTTGCATGAGCCTGAATCTCTTAAGAGGAGGCAAGCCTTGGAATTTGGATTCCATGTGGTCTCTGGGATTTGTTTGTTGACAAAGAAGAGTTGCTGATTTCTCTATCTGGTTTGGCTTTGTTTGGCGTGTAGAGATATT includes:
- the LOC121236740 gene encoding protein Jade-1, whose amino-acid sequence is MESKFQGLPPLKRFRLMQLQEEGRQHQLQQGDTAVFASLLPAKKRKESRDSPLFFAEHVAATNSPSTYSLPAKKRVWALQPDFIPDKPFSPPFDLNVEYKQGLAFEEEAEEVKKEGTPLVNVTDQSLPNTSQKENEDAAAAVDAVNDGCGGDDDDDGIICAICQSTDGDPSDPIVLCDGCDLMVHASCYGNPLVKSIPEGDWFCAQCLISSSETEKYEKSSSCCLCPTNGGASKPTVDGRWAHIVCALLVPEAFFRDAEGREEIDCSKVPKKRWEDKCYLCMSTSGCAVQCSEPSCPLAFHVTCGLKEDLCIEYREGRKRGAIVAGFCKNHTELWRKQQQTGKFKIVAREEHK